CCTCTGCGCCCGCGCGTTCCGCGCCAATCTGGACGCCAATCTGCTCACCGCCGTCCTGACCACCCGGGCGGTCGGCGACCGTCTCGCCCCCGGCGGCGCGGTGATCCAGATCGGCTCGATCGCCGCCGACCAGGGCGCGGGCTCCTACGGCGCCGCGAAGGCCGCGCTGACCACCTGGAACCTGGATCTGGCGGCCGAGCTGGGCGCCCGGGACATCACCGCGAACGTGGTCTCCCCCGGGTACACCGGGGAGACGGAGTTCTTCCGCGACCGGCTCTCCGACACCCGGCGGGAATCGCTGGTGGCCGCGACCGCGACCGGGCGGGCGGGCACCCCGCAGGACATCGCGGCGGCGGTCGGCTTCCTCGCCTCGCCCGGGGCGCGCCACATCACGGGCCAGGTCCTCCATGTGAACGGCGGCGCCCACCGGACCCGCTGACAGCCCACCGGGCCCGGGGCACTCCCCCGGGCCCGGACGCGTTCCCGCGCCTCTGTCCGCTCGAAGCCCTGTCCGGGGCCGCCCCCTCGCCCCGACCGACCCCGACCGGCCCGGACCCCGCCGAGGCGGCCGTCAGACCTGGGCGAGGACCTCGCGGACGGCCGACTCCAGGACGCCCCGGGCATGGACCGGGTCCATGAACTGGACCTGGGTCATGCCGCCGTGGCGCAGGAGCATCAGCCGGTCGGCGGCAGGCCCGGGGGCGGGGTGGCCGGCCTCCTGGAGCAGCGCGCGCAGCCGGTCGTGGAGCCAGTCCATGTGCGAGCGGATGGCACGGGAGACGGGGCTCTCGGGGTCGGGGTGCTCGGCGGCGACGTTCAGAAAGGGACAGCCGCGGAAGCCCGGCCGGCACAGCTTGTCCCCGAGGCCGCCCGGCCCGCTGAAGAACTCCTCGATCGCGGCAGCCGCGGACAGCCGGGCCCGGGCGCTGTCGATCAGGTTCCTGGCGTCCCGGTCGACGCTCTGGACATAGGCGACGACCAGCTCTTCCTTGCTCGGGAAGTGGCGGTAGAAGGTCGCCTTGGTGACCCCCGACTCGGCGATCAGGCGGTCCACTCCGACAGCGCGGACGCCCTCCTTGTAGAAGAGGCGAAGGGCCGCGCCGAGAATCCGCTCGCGGGCGGGCAACGGTTTCTCGCTCATGGGTTTGACACTAACAGACAGGTCTGTCTACGTTGTTTCCCGCAGGTAGACAGACCGTTCTTTCTGCTGCGCTGTCCATCAACTCGTTCCGTCCACTTCTCTCCACCGATGGAGGACCCCATGACCAGCAGCACCCCGCACCACGAGACCGCCGCCACCTCCGCCGCCGCCCGGCCCTCGGTCCTGCTCGTCCACGGGGCCTTCGCGGACAGCTCAAGCTGGCAGGAGGTCACCGAGCGGCTGACGGGCGAGGGCTATCGGGTGACCGCCGCCGAGCTGGGGCTGCGCGGTCTGAGCAGCGACGCAGCCCAGGTGCGCGCCCTGCTCGACGAGCAGGACGGCGCGACGGTCGTCGTCGGCCACTCCTACGGCGGCGCGGTGATGGGCCAGGCGGCCACCGGACACCCGAAGGCGGCGGCGCTCGTCTATGTCGCGGCCTTCGCCCCGGCGCACGGGGAAAGCCTCGGCGAACTCGACGCCTCGTTCGGTGACGGCGAGTCCACCCTCACCATCACCGACGCCCACCCGCTCCCTGCCGACCCGGACGTCCCGGACGAGTACAACGTCGAACTGACCATCAAGCAGGACGTGTTCCACCAGCGCTTCGGCGCGGACCTCGCCGAGGAGCGCGCCGCCGCCATGAACGGTGCGCAGCGCCCGACGGCCGCCGCCGTCTTCGGCGAACCGGCCGCCGCGCCCGCCTGGGAGACCCTGCCGAGCTGGTACGTGGTCGCGGACGCCGATCTGATGATCCCCGTCGCGGGGCAGCGGCGGATGGCCGGGCGGATGGGCGCGACCGTGGTGGAGGTCCCCGGCGCCAGCCACGCCGTCGCCGTGTCCCACCCGGACGAGGTGACCCGCGCCATCGTCACCGCCGCGCACACCGTCACCGTCTGAGCCCGGAGGGCGCCCCCACCGGTGCCCCGCGCCGGGGGGCCGTCCGGGTGCGGAC
The nucleotide sequence above comes from Streptomyces clavuligerus. Encoded proteins:
- a CDS encoding TetR/AcrR family transcriptional regulator, with the translated sequence MSEKPLPARERILGAALRLFYKEGVRAVGVDRLIAESGVTKATFYRHFPSKEELVVAYVQSVDRDARNLIDSARARLSAAAAIEEFFSGPGGLGDKLCRPGFRGCPFLNVAAEHPDPESPVSRAIRSHMDWLHDRLRALLQEAGHPAPGPAADRLMLLRHGGMTQVQFMDPVHARGVLESAVREVLAQV
- a CDS encoding alpha/beta fold hydrolase produces the protein MTSSTPHHETAATSAAARPSVLLVHGAFADSSSWQEVTERLTGEGYRVTAAELGLRGLSSDAAQVRALLDEQDGATVVVGHSYGGAVMGQAATGHPKAAALVYVAAFAPAHGESLGELDASFGDGESTLTITDAHPLPADPDVPDEYNVELTIKQDVFHQRFGADLAEERAAAMNGAQRPTAAAVFGEPAAAPAWETLPSWYVVADADLMIPVAGQRRMAGRMGATVVEVPGASHAVAVSHPDEVTRAIVTAAHTVTV
- a CDS encoding SDR family NAD(P)-dependent oxidoreductase gives rise to the protein MTRDILITGGGTGIGRALARHFADAGDRVVVTGRRPGPLAAVARETGARAAVCDHTDPVALTALLAELPATLDVLVNNAGGNTDFTDPGPVTGLEGTAAELALCARAFRANLDANLLTAVLTTRAVGDRLAPGGAVIQIGSIAADQGAGSYGAAKAALTTWNLDLAAELGARDITANVVSPGYTGETEFFRDRLSDTRRESLVAATATGRAGTPQDIAAAVGFLASPGARHITGQVLHVNGGAHRTR